A portion of the Canis aureus isolate CA01 chromosome 32, VMU_Caureus_v.1.0, whole genome shotgun sequence genome contains these proteins:
- the RCN2 gene encoding reticulocalbin-2 isoform X2: MRLGSRPAALGLLLLCLAAAGAGDAEELHYPQGEHRSDYDREALLGGQEEVDEYVKLSPEEQHKRLKSIIQKIDLDSDGFLTESELSSWIQMSFKHYAMQEAKQQFVEYDKNNDGSVSWDEYNIQMYDRVIDFDENTALDDAEEESFRQLHLKDKKRFEKANQDSSPGLNLEEFIAFEHPEEVDYMTEFVIQEALEEHDKNGDGFVSLEEFLGDYRRDPTNEDPEWILVEKDRFLNDYDKDNDGRLDPQELLSWVVPNNQGIAQEEALHLIDEMDLNSDRKLSEAEILENQDLFLTSEATDYGRQLHDEYFYHDEL, translated from the exons ATGCGGCTGGGCTCGAGGCCCGCGGcgctggggctgctgctgctgtgctTGGCGGCCGCGGGGGCCGGGGACGCCGAGGAGCTGCACTACCCGCAGGGCGAGCACCGCAGCGACTACGACCGGGAGGCGCTGCTGGGCGGCCAG GAAGAAGTCGACGAGTACGTGAAACTCTCCCCCGAAGAGCAGCACAAGAGGCTGAAGTCGATCATCCAGAAAATTGACCTGGACTCCGACGGCTTTCTCACCGAAA GCGAACTCAGTTCGTGGATTCAGATGTCTTTTAAGCATTATGCTATGCAAGAAGCAAAACAACAGTTTGTTGAATATGACAAAAACAATGATGGTAGTGTGTCGTGGGATGAATACAACATTCAGATGTATGATCGTGTGATCGACTTTGATGAGAACACTGCTCTGGATGATGCAGAAGAGGAATCGTTTAGGCAG cTTCATTTAAAGGACAAGAAGCGATTTGAGAAAGCAAACCAAGATTCAAGTCCTGGTTTGAATCTTGAAGAATTTATTGCTTTTGAGCATCCTGAAGAAGTTGATTATATGACG GAATTTGTCATTCAGGAAGCTTTAGAAGAACATGATAAAAATGGTGATGGATTTGTTAGTTTAGAAGAATTTCTTGGTGACTACAGACGGGATCCGA CAAATGAAGATCCAGAGTGGATACTGGTTGAGAAAGATAGGTTCCTGAATGATTATGACAAAGATAATGATGGCAGACTTGACCCCCAAGAGCTGTTGTCTTGGGTAGTACCCAATAATCAGGGCATTGCCCAAGAAGAG gctCTTCACCTAATTGATGAAATGGATTTGAACAGTGACAGAAAGCTCTCTGAAGCAGAGATTCTGGAGAACCAGGACTTGTTTCTTACCAGTGAAGCCACAGATTATGGCAGACAGCTTCACGATGAATATTTCTATCATGATGAGCTTTAA
- the RCN2 gene encoding reticulocalbin-2 isoform X1, translating into MRLGSRPAALGLLLLCLAAAGAGDAEELHYPQGEHRSDYDREALLGGQEEVDEYVKLSPEEQHKRLKSIIQKIDLDSDGFLTESELSSWIQMSFKHYAMQEAKQQFVEYDKNNDGSVSWDEYNIQMYDRVIDFDENTALDDAEEESFRQLHLKDKKRFEKANQDSSPGLNLEEFIAFEHPEEVDYMTEFVIQEALEEHDKNGDGFVSLEEFLGDYRRDPTANEDPEWILVEKDRFLNDYDKDNDGRLDPQELLSWVVPNNQGIAQEEALHLIDEMDLNSDRKLSEAEILENQDLFLTSEATDYGRQLHDEYFYHDEL; encoded by the exons ATGCGGCTGGGCTCGAGGCCCGCGGcgctggggctgctgctgctgtgctTGGCGGCCGCGGGGGCCGGGGACGCCGAGGAGCTGCACTACCCGCAGGGCGAGCACCGCAGCGACTACGACCGGGAGGCGCTGCTGGGCGGCCAG GAAGAAGTCGACGAGTACGTGAAACTCTCCCCCGAAGAGCAGCACAAGAGGCTGAAGTCGATCATCCAGAAAATTGACCTGGACTCCGACGGCTTTCTCACCGAAA GCGAACTCAGTTCGTGGATTCAGATGTCTTTTAAGCATTATGCTATGCAAGAAGCAAAACAACAGTTTGTTGAATATGACAAAAACAATGATGGTAGTGTGTCGTGGGATGAATACAACATTCAGATGTATGATCGTGTGATCGACTTTGATGAGAACACTGCTCTGGATGATGCAGAAGAGGAATCGTTTAGGCAG cTTCATTTAAAGGACAAGAAGCGATTTGAGAAAGCAAACCAAGATTCAAGTCCTGGTTTGAATCTTGAAGAATTTATTGCTTTTGAGCATCCTGAAGAAGTTGATTATATGACG GAATTTGTCATTCAGGAAGCTTTAGAAGAACATGATAAAAATGGTGATGGATTTGTTAGTTTAGAAGAATTTCTTGGTGACTACAGACGGGATCCGA cAGCAAATGAAGATCCAGAGTGGATACTGGTTGAGAAAGATAGGTTCCTGAATGATTATGACAAAGATAATGATGGCAGACTTGACCCCCAAGAGCTGTTGTCTTGGGTAGTACCCAATAATCAGGGCATTGCCCAAGAAGAG gctCTTCACCTAATTGATGAAATGGATTTGAACAGTGACAGAAAGCTCTCTGAAGCAGAGATTCTGGAGAACCAGGACTTGTTTCTTACCAGTGAAGCCACAGATTATGGCAGACAGCTTCACGATGAATATTTCTATCATGATGAGCTTTAA